The Granulicella arctica genome segment CTGTACCGGAAAAGGCACCTGTCTTTTTTGCGAACGCAGCGGATAGGGGGTACTTCCGCACGGCGTACTCTGCTGACGAGTTCTCGGCTATCCTTGCCAAGGCCGAGACTGCCCTCACTCCGGCCGAACGCATTGGCCTGCTCGGGGATCGCTGGGCGCTGATGCGTGCAGGAGAGAGCTCGGTCGGTGACTTCCTCAACCTGGTTCTCTCGCTTAAGAAGGACAGCGATTCCTCGGTGCTCGAAAATGCTTTGGGGCACGTCAATTTCATCGATATGCGCATTGCCAGTGATGAAGATCGTGTTCGTCTGGCGAAGGTGGTTCGGGAGCAGTTCGCGCCAGCGTATGCGGCTCTTGGTCAGCCATCCGTACAGGACACGTACAATCGTCAGGAGCTGCGTGCGGCGCTCTTTGCTGCGTTAGGGGCGGCCAAGGATCCGACGATTCTAGTCGAGGCCCTCAAGCTGACGGAGCAGAGCTTTACCAAAAAGAAGGAGATGGACCCTAGCCTTACCGATGCAGCGATTCTGATCTCTGCCGCGAACGGGGATGCGGAGTTGTATGAGAAGGTTCTGGCGCTCAGCAAAGATGAGCGCGATCCTGTCCTGCAATCCGACTCCCTGGACACACTGCCGCGTTTCCGCGATCCGGCGCTCGTCGCCCGCACGCTGGATTACGCGGTCTCAGGGCAGGTTCGCAACCAGAGCAGCTGGATATTGCTTTCCATTCTGCTCAACCAGCGCGAGACCCGTGACCAGGCCTGGACGTATATCCAGAACAACTGGGACAAGGTGCATGCGCAGTTTACGGCCAGTTCAGGATCCCGCATTGTCTCTGCGGCCGGTTCTTTCTGTAGCGAAAAGAGTCGCGATGAGGTCTCGAACTTCTTCGCGAGCCACCATGTTGACGGAGCGGAGCGCACGCTTGCGAAGTCCATCGACAGCATCAATGCCTGCATTCAGCTCCGCGAAACGCAAGAGCCGAAGCTCCATGAATGGCTCGATGAGCAGCGTTAAGCCGATTGTGTAGAGCTTTGATAGAAAGCCGGACGGAAATCCCTGTGATGCGTGCCTGTACGGACGCGATCACAGGGATTTTTGCTGGCTTCGCCTGCTATGGAAGATGCTTTTCTGTCGCGTTGCTGTGTATTTCAGATCGGGTGCGTCATCTTTTCAGTGATCGGCCCACGTCATTAATCATCGGAGTCTGTCCCGCGCTTTTTCTTCTTGCTGCCGCTATTGCCTGTCTCTGAAACACATTTCTCCGATACCCACACTGGGTTCGCGACCTTGCCGCTTGCGGCGCGATTGAAGGAGCGGTAGAGCTTTGCGACATCGACCCTTCCCTGATGCAACTCACGCTCCACCGCAGCGTGCATTGCTGAGATCAGATCATCGCGCAGCTCGTTCAAGACCTTGTCGATATAGATGTACGGCAATGGGACCCCAGCGTGTTCTCGCTCTATAAGAACGATACATGGTGGAAGGAGCGCCGGGAACACGATCAAGCCATTCTAATGGACCCTAAACCGCAATTGCGGATAGGCGTTTTTCGTAGCAGAGGAAGCGCAGTCCAGGGCGATATCGCAGGGTGATCTCCCCGGACAGAACATAGCCCAGTTTGGGGAACATCTTCTGCGTCACGCTGTTCTCCGTATTCGTGTCGACGCGTAGCACTGCTATATCCAGATCCTTTGCGACGATCTCGGCCTGCTGCATCAGCGCGCTGGCGACGCCCTGTCCGCGAAAGGCGGGGTCGACTGCGAGCCGATGTACGACTACAGCTTTTTCGGTCAAATCCCATCCGACCTGCTCGTAGTCGGGCTCCTGATCGGTGGTGAGGGCGGCGACTCCGGCGATGCCAGCCTCCGTTTCGGCGAGCCAAAGCGTACCTAGCTCGATGTCGGAGGAGAAGACTTCTGCATTGGGATAGGTCTCATCCCATTGAAGATTGCCCGTCGCCCGCATCAGCGGAACGACGTTTCGTACAAGCTGAATGAGTGCGGGGATGTCATTCTGAGTCGCGAGCCGGATCTGCATGACCTCACCATATCAGGACACCATCTCTCGCTTCAATGGATGCGGAAGCGTTCGCGCATCAACCTTTGGAAGCGCGGTTTCCAGATCAGATCGAATGCCAGCTCCTTGCCGGGAAACATCGCCAGCGCGGCCTTGCGGCTGTCCCCGATCATCTGGGCTGCCTCGTCGATGGTGAGGGTTGAGTCCTGCGTGATGACCTGGATGACCATGTTCATCATCATCTGGAGACGGCGGATCAGCTTCTGTTCTTCCGCCAGCTCCTCGGCGCTCATTGCGGGTAAGGGATCATTCTTCGTCTGTACAGGTTCCAAGCAGCACCTCCACATTTGATTTGACGTTCCGGCGATCATACCCGGTAACCCTCGAAAACGAAGGCTGATTGTTCCCGCGGGGGCTTGTCGAAGGTAAAATCTTCGTAGATGAACATTTCGAAGCTTGCTCTCGCCCTGACGTCTGTCCTGTTCGCCGCTTCCACCGCCTCTGCACAGCTCAGCGCGTATGGAACTGTCACCGTTCGGCGCATGACCGACATTCCCTACACACAGGGATCCACGACCAACACGAACGGCAGCATCGATCCTGTGGGCGGCACCGGCGGCATCTTCTATGACTTCCGCAACGTGGGTCCGGTCCGGCTGGGTGTGGACGCACGCGGCAGCATTGTGAACAGTACGCAGGGGGCATACTCGGCTTATAACGCGGGCGGCGGCCATATTCGATCTGGGCTTGCCGGTATCCGAGCCACGTTCCATACCCCGTTCGTTCCTCTCAAGCCCTACGTGCAGGGTTCGGTTGGCGTGGCCAGTACCAACTTCGGGACACAATACAACAGCTCGCTCGCTACCTCCGGCGTGTCCAGCACGACAGGCGTCCAGTACAGCACGCATCTTGAGTACGATGCCTTCGCTGGCCTCGATATTTCCATCCTCCCGGTTCTGGACTTTCGCGTCGTAGAGCTGGGCTATGGAGCGGTTGAAGGCAACTCGCATACGTATCCCTTGGGAACGATCAGCACCGGCATCGTGTTCCACCTTCCTTTTGGATTAGGCAAGTAAAAGATTTCGGTTTTGACGGTCAGTCTGCCGCGCCGAGGACCTCGCGAAGTTGCCCATCGCGACTGAGCAGGAAGGTCGTCAGGCCAAACTCGTCGGTGCGGTAGAGATGCGTGTGAGCCGCTGCAAGGCGGTCGATCACCTCGGTTCGGGGATGGCCGAAGGTGTTTCCTCTGCCGACGGAGATGATCGCATCTTGTGGCGCTGCCGCCGCGAGAAAGACTGCCGTCGATGATGTTTGGCTGCCATGGTGTCCTACCTTGAGCAATGTCACTGGTTGCACTCGTCCGAAGGACAGCATGGCCCGCTCGCTGGCGGCTTCAGCGTCGCCCTCCAGCAGCACGGAAGCTTTGCCATCGGCCACGCGCAGCACCAGAGAGTCATTGTTGGTGGGTGCTCCGTGGTTGATGTAGCCTGCCTCGGGAGCCAGAACGTCGATCTGTGTGCCACCCCAAACGAAGCCGTCTCCTGCATGAAGATGCCGGACGGTCACTCCAAGCTGTTTTGCTTCGAGCAGCAGGCTCTGATAGGCGGCAGAGGCAGGGTCGATCGATACCCAGAGCTCGCGTGGGCGGAAGTTCCGCATCACGGCCGCCATGCCGCCCATGTGGTCGCTATGGGCGTGGCTTAGGGCGATCACGTCGAGGCGGCGGAGACGTCGCGACCACAGGTAGGGAGAGACTACCTCCTCGCCGACGTCGAACCGGCTGGTGGCGTCGGAGATCTCCTTGACGGTACCGGTTGGGCCTCCCGCATCGACCAGCATGGTCTTACCTGTCGGGCTGATAACGAGGATGGAGTCGCCCTGGCCGACGTCGATTGCGGTCACCTCCATGACGTTCGGGGTTACGGTGGCTGGTTCGGTCCAGAGTACGACTGCTGCGGCCAGCGGAAGGAGAACAGCCGCAATCGACGCCCATCGGCCTGATTGCCGCACCGCCCAGCAGCAGAAGATCCAGCACCCCAGTACTCCAAGCGCGATCCACCAGACGGGTCCGGGGATGCGAAGGTCAGCCATCTGTATCCTGCTTACTCCTCCGATCAGGCTCGTGATCCCATGCAGCAGCAACGCGGTTCCCGCGCCCGGAGCCATCGCGAGCCAGGGGCTCAGCAGGGAAGCGAGGAATGTGATCACTGCCATGGGAGCCAGCACTGCCACCAGTGGAATGCTCGCCATATTTGCGGGTAACGCAAACATGGTCGCTCGATGGAAGTAGAGAGCCATGGGAAGGACCATGATCATCTCAGCGATGACGCCGATGAGTGCGAGTTCGAGCGCCCAGAGGCTGCACCGGACGAGTGCTGCCGGCGCTCTGCTGGCGCGTTGGCCAAAGAGCTGCTGGAAGGCGTCGCCCCATATCCGGAGCATGACGCGGAGTTGTGCCAGGTGCGGTGGCATGCCGACATCGAGCCAACGGTCTCCGATCTTGCGTGCTGCCCGTGCGTGGGGGAGGAAGCTGTGCTCGCCTAGGGGCACTGCGATTCCGCCGATGGCCAGGATGGCTAGAAACGTCATCTGAAAGCTTGTCTCGAACAGGCTTCGCGGCGACCACACCAATACCGCGAGTGACGCCGCTCCCAGGGCATTCAGCACATTGCGATCGCGGGAGAGCAGCCTTGCGACTAAGAAGACCGTTGCCATGGTCAACGCTCGCTGGACTGGGGCACCGAATCCGGTGAGCAGGGCATAGCCCGTCGTCAGCGCGATGGTCAGTAGGCTGACGCTCCACTCTCCCAGACGAAGGCGGCGCGCCAGAAAGAACACGCCTCCAGCGAGAAGCGCTACGTGCATTCCTGATACGACGAACAGGTGGAACGAGCCTGTCCGCTCGAAACCGATTCGCAGTGTGTGGCTCAGGCGGGTTCGGTCGCCGAAGAGCATCGCGTTCAACATGCCCGCGTCGTCCGCGTGGAGTTGCATGACGCCGGGTAGTGCGCGATTCGCGCGGGAGTGAACGAATCCCTCCATTCTGCTCGCTGCCCATGTCTGCGCTGCGTACAGCCTGCACTGTAAGTCTGATTGGCCCCACGGAGATGCAGCCTGTCCCAGACGCACTACCCGCGGTGCCTTGACGCTTGCGTGAGCGCCTATGCCTTGTTGTAGGAGGTAGTCGGCGTATTGCCATGCGCCGGGATCACGATACCGCTCGGGTACCTTCATGCGCAGTGGAGCTTCGAGGAGCTCTCCACAGTGCAGGTCAGGCACGGGTCCGATGACTGTCATTCGTACTCCACCGCTTGTGGATGCCATCCATGCCACATCGGGTGTCACCTCTTCCACTGCTTCGACGGCGAGGTCAATCGAAACAGCGTGTGCCTGCGCATCGTTTTGTCCTTCCGTCCAGAAGGTTGGATCGGCATCGGCGTCGTTGTTTTCAGGCTGAGGAGGCAGCTCGCGCACACGGATCACTCGCCCCCGCACTGTGCGGCTGAGGCCATCCGCATAGGAGAGGAGTGCCTGTTGTGATGGGGGTGTCGGTTGTATCTGGGCGCACCATAAGCCGACGACGATCCAGACTCCGGCCACGGCTGTGATCGATGCCCAGCCACTCCCTCTCAGACCGGGCCAAAGCAGAGCTGTCAGTAGGGCCAGCGCGATCAGGAGGACAATGGTCGGCTGCCACTGGTGCGCCATCACGATGCCCAGCGCAAACCAGATTGCTGCCGCCAGCGTGGGAGCGCGCCGCAAGCGAAGGCGCTCCACACCTGCGTCAGGCCAAAGCTCGCGTTGAACTCCTCTGCTCGCGAGAGCATTGCGTCCTGCCGACATTCTTCACCCGCTATCCCTGCTCTACGTCACGCTGTCCCTGGACAGGCGTGATCAGCGGCCTAAAACTACTACTGTCTCCATGTGAAACGTCTGCGGAAACAGGTCCAGCATGTGCACTTCGTTGATCGTGTAGCCGGAGTCTACCATCGCCTTGAGATCTCGCGCCAACGTCTGCGGATCGCAGGAGACGTAGACCATCTCGCGCGCCTTCACGCGTCCGAGCAGCTCGCAGACCTCCGCGCCCAGACCGGCTCGCGGAGGGTCCATGACGATGAGATCGGGTTTCTCTCGCTGGAGAACGGCTCCGCGTAGAAACTCTGCGGTGGTTGCGCCGACGGCACGTTTGCCGCTGCCCTTCAGAACGGCAGCAAGATCGCCGATCACTGTTTCGACGCCGACTACCTCTGCGAACGAATCGGCGAGAGAGCGCGAAAACAGTCCCACTCCGGCGTACAAATCCCACGCCAGCGCACCCTTCCGGCCGTGCGTGACGAGGCGGACCAACTCATCCACCAGAAAGCGGTTGACCTGGAAGAAGCTGCCGCGGCTTACCCAATACTCTTTGTCGGCGGCGCGATACTTTAGCCCGTCCGTGCCCCATCGTGCGCCGGGTTGCTCCTTTTTGCCTGAGGCTCCGACGATGATGACACCGGCTCCTACAAGCTCTGGTATCAGCTTCTTAAGGTGCTCGCAGAAGTGGGTGAAATCTGGGCCACGGTCGGATCGCAGGAAGAGGATCATCTGTAGGTGAGATTGATCGCTATTGGTAAAGAGCTCGACCTCAACGATCTGCCGAGCCCATGTCGCCAATGCCGGAGCATCTTCGATAACCGTGAGGATTGCCTTCGCTGTTCTCATCAGCAGCGGAGCCGCAATGGGGCACTCGCGGATGGGAAGCATCTCATAGGAGCCGCGCCGGTTATAGCCGACCCTTAACGCCCCATCGACAGCCCCAACCCGCAGTCGAATTCGGTTGCGATACTCCCATGGTTCGTCGGTGTGGATCTGCAACTCGGGAAGGTCGGTTAGCCCCGTGGTTTCGAGCATCTCGCGTAGGATAGCTGCCTTCAGTCGCACCTGTGTTTCATATGTGGCGTGTTGATACTGACAGCCTCCGCACGCGCCGAAGTGCGGGCAACCTGGCGCGACCCGCTCGGGCGATGTAGTAACGATCTCGGCTAGTTCTGCATCGCTGACTTCGACAACTTCACCCGGTATGCTGAACGGCACGGAGAGGACAGCGCCATCTCCTGATGCCGCGCCCACGCCTGCGCCGCCGTAGATCCATTTGTCGATCGTGACTCTCATTGGGGCCTCAATCGTGACTCATATAGAACAGGCTCAACCGCGGCAGGTTGCGCGACTCCAGCATCCGTTTTT includes the following:
- a CDS encoding ComEC/Rec2 family competence protein — protein: MRRAPTLAAAIWFALGIVMAHQWQPTIVLLIALALLTALLWPGLRGSGWASITAVAGVWIVVGLWCAQIQPTPPSQQALLSYADGLSRTVRGRVIRVRELPPQPENNDADADPTFWTEGQNDAQAHAVSIDLAVEAVEEVTPDVAWMASTSGGVRMTVIGPVPDLHCGELLEAPLRMKVPERYRDPGAWQYADYLLQQGIGAHASVKAPRVVRLGQAASPWGQSDLQCRLYAAQTWAASRMEGFVHSRANRALPGVMQLHADDAGMLNAMLFGDRTRLSHTLRIGFERTGSFHLFVVSGMHVALLAGGVFFLARRLRLGEWSVSLLTIALTTGYALLTGFGAPVQRALTMATVFLVARLLSRDRNVLNALGAASLAVLVWSPRSLFETSFQMTFLAILAIGGIAVPLGEHSFLPHARAARKIGDRWLDVGMPPHLAQLRVMLRIWGDAFQQLFGQRASRAPAALVRCSLWALELALIGVIAEMIMVLPMALYFHRATMFALPANMASIPLVAVLAPMAVITFLASLLSPWLAMAPGAGTALLLHGITSLIGGVSRIQMADLRIPGPVWWIALGVLGCWIFCCWAVRQSGRWASIAAVLLPLAAAVVLWTEPATVTPNVMEVTAIDVGQGDSILVISPTGKTMLVDAGGPTGTVKEISDATSRFDVGEEVVSPYLWSRRLRRLDVIALSHAHSDHMGGMAAVMRNFRPRELWVSIDPASAAYQSLLLEAKQLGVTVRHLHAGDGFVWGGTQIDVLAPEAGYINHGAPTNNDSLVLRVADGKASVLLEGDAEAASERAMLSFGRVQPVTLLKVGHHGSQTSSTAVFLAAAAPQDAIISVGRGNTFGHPRTEVIDRLAAAHTHLYRTDEFGLTTFLLSRDGQLREVLGAAD
- the rlmD gene encoding 23S rRNA (uracil(1939)-C(5))-methyltransferase RlmD; protein product: MRVTIDKWIYGGAGVGAASGDGAVLSVPFSIPGEVVEVSDAELAEIVTTSPERVAPGCPHFGACGGCQYQHATYETQVRLKAAILREMLETTGLTDLPELQIHTDEPWEYRNRIRLRVGAVDGALRVGYNRRGSYEMLPIRECPIAAPLLMRTAKAILTVIEDAPALATWARQIVEVELFTNSDQSHLQMILFLRSDRGPDFTHFCEHLKKLIPELVGAGVIIVGASGKKEQPGARWGTDGLKYRAADKEYWVSRGSFFQVNRFLVDELVRLVTHGRKGALAWDLYAGVGLFSRSLADSFAEVVGVETVIGDLAAVLKGSGKRAVGATTAEFLRGAVLQREKPDLIVMDPPRAGLGAEVCELLGRVKAREMVYVSCDPQTLARDLKAMVDSGYTINEVHMLDLFPQTFHMETVVVLGR
- a CDS encoding GNAT family N-acetyltransferase; amino-acid sequence: MQIRLATQNDIPALIQLVRNVVPLMRATGNLQWDETYPNAEVFSSDIELGTLWLAETEAGIAGVAALTTDQEPDYEQVGWDLTEKAVVVHRLAVDPAFRGQGVASALMQQAEIVAKDLDIAVLRVDTNTENSVTQKMFPKLGYVLSGEITLRYRPGLRFLCYEKRLSAIAV